TCCGGTACTTCACGCACCGGGATTTCTACGAGCGGCTGTCACAGCCCATCAGGTCGCTGGAGGAATCGATCAAGCATAATGAATCGGCCCCGCTGCCTACGGCCCTTAGCGAGCTGATGGAAGAGCAATACCGTCAATACCGAACGGTCATGGAAGAATGGGAGCGCCGGCGGAAAGAGCATATGATCTTCATGAATCAATGGGTGCATCAGATGAAAACGCCGCTGTCCGTCATTGAGATGATCATGCAAGAGGATGATAACGACTCCTTCAAGAGTATATCCGAAGAGTCCGACCGGATTCGGCGCGGGCTGGAGATGGTGCTCTACATGTCCAGGCTCGAAACCTTTGAGCAGGATTTCAGTGTGGAGCCCGTGAAGCTGCATCAGGCGGCAGTCGATGCAGTTCACGAGAATAAGCGTTATTTTATTCACAGTCATGTGTATCCGGAAGTCCGGATCGATTCGATTCTCACCGTCCAGACGGATGCCAAGTGGCTTCGGTTCATCCTGCTGCAGCTGCTATCCAACGCCATCAAATATTCCGCCGGTACCGGACTTAAGGTGACGATCCAAGCCCACCGGAGCGAGGATCACCGCCATGTCGTGCTGGAGATCACGGACCGGGGGATGGGTATACCCAAATCCGATATGAAGCGGGTGTTTGACCCGTTTTATACCGGGGAAAACGGACGCAAACTGAAGGAATCCACCGGCATGGGCTTGTATCTCGTTAAGGAGGTCGTTCATAAAATGAACCACCAAATCGAGCTGGAATCCGAGCCGGGGAGAGGAACGACCGTGAGGTTGATATTCTCGGGGTGAGACTCGGGACAAGTAGTCCTGTTAGCGTCTGACTGGCGAGGCTTATGACGTTAAGTAAGGTTGTTGGCTGTTTAAAATTAAAATAACAGTATGGATTTAGGCGCCGAGTAGGGTCAATCAGACAATATTTAAGTCATTCTTAGATTATGGAGCGGTACAGTAATCCACATAAATACTTTATGATAGCACCTTATCTCGGATAAACGATGGTTATTGAAATCATCATGAAACCCTGAGATAAGGTTCTTTCTTTTGTTTTAAATAATGAGTAGGTATCGGCACGCACCAGCGAAAGAGGACGAAACGATTCCGAAGAAGCGAAGCGGTCGGCTTTGCACCCGAATTTTCACCACAGTGAATTCGTTCAGAAAATTTGGGGGCAACAGCGATCGTAGGAACGTTACGTAATCGGAGCGGTCTTGAGAAGCGCATAAGTGACGTTTTTGGTGCTCTTTTACTTTTAGTAAACATGAATCTTACACCGATGTAAGATTGGTGAAAGAGTGATCGATAGGAGAAGCTCCGGGGATGCTATACACTAACCTTACAAGATATGAGATAAAGAAGGTGAGGTTTACAAGATGGAAATACTAAACGTGCGCAATCTGGGCAAAGTCTACAAGGCCGCGGTGTCCCACGAGGCGCTTTCCAATATCAATTTGAGCATCAACGAAGGGGAATTCGTTGGCATTATGGGACCATCCGGCAGCGGAAAAACAACGCTGCTCAACATGATCTCCACCATCGACCGTCCCACATCCGGGGAGATCCACATTGGCGGGGAAGATCCGTTCCGTTTATCCCAGGATAAACTCGCGATGTTTCGCCGCCGTGAGCTCGGGTTTGTCTTTCAGTCATTCAACCTGCTGAATACGCTGACGGTGAAGGAGAACATCCTGCTGCCATTGGCACTGGATGGCGTGGATTTGGATGAGATGAACCGCAGGGTGGGCATATTGGCCGAGAAGCTAGGCATTACATCGATACTGAATAAGCGGACTTATGAAATATCGGGGGGACAGGCGCAGCGGACGGCCGTAGCACGGGCGATGATCCATGTACCGAAGCTGGTCCTGGCCGATGAACCGACGGGGAACCTGGACTCCAAATCGGCGCGCGACGTCATGGAGATGATGGACCGGAGAAACAGAGAAGACAAAGTGACGATGCTGCTGGTCACCCATGATCCGGTTGCCGCAAGCTACTGCAATCGGGTGGTGTTTATCAAGGACGGTCAATTGTACAACGAAATCACGTACGGTGAGAGCCAGTCGGCCTTTTATCAAAAAATCATCAATGTGTTATCGCTGCTGGGAGGTTCGGGACATGAATTTTCGCCAGTTCGCCATTAACAATGTCCTGCGCAGCAAGCGGACATATATCGCCCATTTTCTGAGCAGTGCCTTCTCGGTCATGATTTTCTTTACCTACGGGTTGCTCTCGTTTCACCCGCAGCTGAAGGACGGTCTGGTCTCCTCCAGCGATACCATGTCCTTGTTGGGTACGATGGGCATGACAGTATCCCAGTACATTGTGTTTGTCTTTTCGTTCTTTTTCCTTCTGTATTCGGTGGGAGCCTTTATCAAAGTCCGAAAGAAGGAATTCGGTATTCTCCTGATTCTCGGGATGTCTCGCAAGCAGCTGAACCGGATGCTGTTTATCGAAAATATACTGATTGGCGTTGCGGCAATCGTAGCCGGGATCGGGACAGGTGTGCTGTTCTCGAAGCTGATTCTGTTAATCAGCGCGAAACTGCTGGCCGTGGAGAACGGACTTCCGTTTTATGTTCCGCTCAAAGCGCTGATCATCACGGCAGCGGCTTATGCCGTCCTGTTCCTGCTGATTGCCCTGTGCTCGTCGTTCATGCTGCGGAAGGGCACACTACTTGCGCTCGTGAAAGCGGAGGAAAGTCCCAAACCGCAGCCGAAAGCCTCGCCTTGGCTGGCCCTAATGGCTGTCCTGCTGATTGGTGCCGGATACGGCATGGTTATGGCTTTTGCGATTCTCCAAATCTTTAATTTTATTCTGCTGTTTGGAGGGGTTGTACTCGTTATCATGGGTACGTATTTTCTCTTCACCCAATTCAGCGTTTATTTTATGCGGTATTTGCAGAAGAAGGAGCGATTTTTCTTCCGTCGAACCAATCTGCTGACGGTATCGGAGCTGCTGTACAGAATCAAGGATAATGCGGTAATGTTCTTCCTCGTTTCAGTCATTTCAGCATCTGCCTTTACCGGGATCGGTACCACGCTCGCGATTGGGGATCCGGGCCTGTCGGCCATGGAGAACCCTTATGCTTATACGTATTCCTTGTATAACGAGGATGCGGACAAAGGCAATCGACATCTTGATATCATCAGGGAGGAGCTCAAAAAGGGCGGATTCAATTACAAGGAGGCGGAGGTGACCCCGATTTTCTCGGATAACGGGGTGATGCTAATTAAGCTTAGCGAATATAACAGTCTCATTCAGTCGCAGGGTTACCCGGCAGAAACATTGGGTGACCTTGAAGGGATCTTGACTCCGGGAACGGTCTCGGAGAAGAACAGCTACCGAATCGACGGTCCCTTGAATGATCAGTTCGAGATATTAAACGGCAAGAAATCGGAAACCGTAAAGGTGCTCAAAGCCGAAACGTTCATTGCTGTACCTGCAGCCTACGGCGAGACACTAGTCGTATCCGACCGCTTGTACGAGGATGCGTTCCAGGCACAACAGGATCAGGATTACGGTTATGCGGCATACCATACATTTTACGTAAAGGATTGGAAGAATACAGGGGATGTGTCTAGAGCGATTTCTGATCGTCTCAACGAGAATGAAGACTACAGCTATTATCTAAAATCATTGTACTTGGAGTGGAAAAGCGCCCAGCAGCAGAACGGCATTCTGCTTATGGTTAGCGGCCTGGTCGGCATTGTCTTCTTCACCTTCGCGGCAAGCTTTGTTTATTTCCGACTGTATGCGGATCTTGCTCGGGACGAACAGCAGTATCGCATGATTGCTAAGGTTGGCCTCAGTAAAAAAGAGCTTGGCACCATCATTACCAAGCAGCTTGTCATTATGTTTTTCCTGCCGATGCTGATCGCACTCATTCATAGCGGCGTTGCCTTCATAGCCCTGCAGCAGCTGGTAGACTTCTCGATTGTAGGACACAGTTTGAAGATCTTTATCTTCTTCCTGAGCATCCAGGTCGTTTATTTCTTTATCACTCGCTGGCGTTATCTGGATCGTCTTAACAAAATCATTCAGTAAAAAATCGCCATTTCTTCGTTGAAAAGTGCCAAAACGGGTATGTTATTACAAGAAGCACTTACAACGAGAAGTGGGGGCGATTCCATAATGAATGATCACAGCATGTTAAAGACGGGTGCCGTAGAGACTGAAGAGATTACGCCGGATATTCTATCTTTGCGTACTGTAATGGTGAACGTCCAGATGATCGGTACGCCTGGAACGGGAGATTGGGTACTGATTGATACGGGACTCGGAAATTTTGAAGGCTCCATTGTAGAAGAAGCGGAGAAAAGATTCGGAAAGCCGCCGGTTTGCATCGTGCTTACGCACGGCCATTTTGACCATGTCGGGAATGTGAAGGCATTGGCGGACCGCTGGAGCGTACCTGTCTACGCTCATCCGAGCGAACTGGCGTTTCTTACGGGAAAAGAAGACTATCCACCAGGAGATCCAAGCGTAGGCGGCGGATTGATGGCCCGCGTTGCTCCGATGTATCCGAACAAAGCCATCGATCTGGGCTCCAGGATACAACCTCTGCCGGAGGACGGCAGCGTGCCGGGTCTTCCTGAATTCAAATGGCTGCCGACACCGGGCCATAGTCCCGGTCACATCTCTCTGTTCCGCGAACGGGACCGAGTCCTCGTAGCGGGAGACGCTGTGATTACGGTGAAGCAAGAGTCGGCGCTAGCCGTCATCGGGCAGGAGAAGGAGCTGCATGGTCCGCCGATGTATTTTACGCCGGATTGGGATCTCGCGCGGGAATCGGTTCGCCACCTGGCAAGCCTGAATCCCGAGGTTCTGATCACGGGACACGGGGTTTCGATGCGGGGTAAGGAGCTTACGGCTTCACTTGCACGGCTGGCCCGGGACTTTGATCGTTTGGCCGTTCCCGAGCAAGGCCGATATGTGGATAAGGATATGAATTGAATGAGAACGGATCTAATTATCCGTTTCATGATATGAA
Above is a window of Paenibacillus sp. FSL K6-1330 DNA encoding:
- a CDS encoding sensor histidine kinase, with protein sequence MKKLFWREQLPLILFTVAELFVVLLVFWYDGYDHPVTAAYAVFLGLTILGGYLAFRYFTHRDFYERLSQPIRSLEESIKHNESAPLPTALSELMEEQYRQYRTVMEEWERRRKEHMIFMNQWVHQMKTPLSVIEMIMQEDDNDSFKSISEESDRIRRGLEMVLYMSRLETFEQDFSVEPVKLHQAAVDAVHENKRYFIHSHVYPEVRIDSILTVQTDAKWLRFILLQLLSNAIKYSAGTGLKVTIQAHRSEDHRHVVLEITDRGMGIPKSDMKRVFDPFYTGENGRKLKESTGMGLYLVKEVVHKMNHQIELESEPGRGTTVRLIFSG
- a CDS encoding ABC transporter ATP-binding protein, translated to MEILNVRNLGKVYKAAVSHEALSNINLSINEGEFVGIMGPSGSGKTTLLNMISTIDRPTSGEIHIGGEDPFRLSQDKLAMFRRRELGFVFQSFNLLNTLTVKENILLPLALDGVDLDEMNRRVGILAEKLGITSILNKRTYEISGGQAQRTAVARAMIHVPKLVLADEPTGNLDSKSARDVMEMMDRRNREDKVTMLLVTHDPVAASYCNRVVFIKDGQLYNEITYGESQSAFYQKIINVLSLLGGSGHEFSPVRH
- a CDS encoding ABC transporter permease, whose translation is MNFRQFAINNVLRSKRTYIAHFLSSAFSVMIFFTYGLLSFHPQLKDGLVSSSDTMSLLGTMGMTVSQYIVFVFSFFFLLYSVGAFIKVRKKEFGILLILGMSRKQLNRMLFIENILIGVAAIVAGIGTGVLFSKLILLISAKLLAVENGLPFYVPLKALIITAAAYAVLFLLIALCSSFMLRKGTLLALVKAEESPKPQPKASPWLALMAVLLIGAGYGMVMAFAILQIFNFILLFGGVVLVIMGTYFLFTQFSVYFMRYLQKKERFFFRRTNLLTVSELLYRIKDNAVMFFLVSVISASAFTGIGTTLAIGDPGLSAMENPYAYTYSLYNEDADKGNRHLDIIREELKKGGFNYKEAEVTPIFSDNGVMLIKLSEYNSLIQSQGYPAETLGDLEGILTPGTVSEKNSYRIDGPLNDQFEILNGKKSETVKVLKAETFIAVPAAYGETLVVSDRLYEDAFQAQQDQDYGYAAYHTFYVKDWKNTGDVSRAISDRLNENEDYSYYLKSLYLEWKSAQQQNGILLMVSGLVGIVFFTFAASFVYFRLYADLARDEQQYRMIAKVGLSKKELGTIITKQLVIMFFLPMLIALIHSGVAFIALQQLVDFSIVGHSLKIFIFFLSIQVVYFFITRWRYLDRLNKIIQ
- a CDS encoding MBL fold metallo-hydrolase → MNDHSMLKTGAVETEEITPDILSLRTVMVNVQMIGTPGTGDWVLIDTGLGNFEGSIVEEAEKRFGKPPVCIVLTHGHFDHVGNVKALADRWSVPVYAHPSELAFLTGKEDYPPGDPSVGGGLMARVAPMYPNKAIDLGSRIQPLPEDGSVPGLPEFKWLPTPGHSPGHISLFRERDRVLVAGDAVITVKQESALAVIGQEKELHGPPMYFTPDWDLARESVRHLASLNPEVLITGHGVSMRGKELTASLARLARDFDRLAVPEQGRYVDKDMN